Proteins from one Erysipelothrix larvae genomic window:
- the pcp gene encoding pyroglutamyl-peptidase I, whose amino-acid sequence MKKILVTGFDPFGNEPINPAIEAVKLLPNEIKGVEIVKLEIPTIRYQSLELIDQTIQAVDPDAILSIGQAGGRFDMTVERVGINQDDFRIPDNGGNQPIDEPVYKDGQAAYFSNLPIKAMVEYMKKANIPASVSNTAGTFACNHVLYGVQYLIDTKYPGKKSGFMHIPFMTQQVVDKPNMPSLDIETMAKGIEAALEAIIDYQAGDIVKGGGATH is encoded by the coding sequence ATGAAAAAAATACTTGTAACTGGATTTGATCCATTTGGCAATGAGCCAATTAACCCAGCAATTGAAGCAGTAAAACTATTACCCAATGAAATTAAAGGTGTCGAAATTGTGAAACTTGAAATTCCAACGATACGCTATCAATCACTCGAACTCATTGATCAGACAATTCAAGCAGTTGACCCGGATGCAATTCTTTCAATTGGTCAAGCAGGTGGACGCTTTGATATGACGGTTGAACGTGTTGGGATAAACCAAGACGATTTTAGAATTCCGGATAATGGTGGCAATCAACCCATTGATGAGCCTGTTTATAAAGATGGCCAAGCAGCATATTTCTCAAATCTACCGATAAAAGCGATGGTTGAGTATATGAAAAAGGCTAACATTCCAGCATCCGTATCAAACACAGCAGGGACCTTTGCATGTAACCATGTTCTGTATGGAGTTCAATATCTTATTGATACGAAATATCCAGGGAAGAAATCGGGGTTTATGCACATTCCATTTATGACCCAACAAGTTGTGGATAAGCCAAACATGCCATCTCTTGATATTGAAACGATGGCAAAAGGCATTGAAGCAGCACTTGAAGCAATCATTGACTATCAAGCGGGTGATATTGTTAAGGGTGGCGGCGCAACGCACTAA
- a CDS encoding Dps family protein, whose protein sequence is MNNLYEALNTFLADQTVLSMKIHNVHWYMVGEGFFPMHKEMDKLYDQAQENIDLVAERLLVLGAKPLGSLKEMLARTSVEELSDTHVNVVEGVQSLIADFDRLYNLALHIVKEAENVEDPGTADHFTAISQDLGKTLWMLKAYTHNAK, encoded by the coding sequence ATGAATAATCTATATGAAGCATTGAATACATTTCTTGCAGATCAAACCGTATTGAGTATGAAAATACACAATGTACACTGGTACATGGTAGGTGAAGGATTCTTCCCTATGCACAAAGAAATGGATAAATTGTATGACCAAGCACAAGAAAATATTGATCTTGTTGCTGAACGTTTGTTGGTGTTAGGTGCAAAACCTTTAGGTAGTTTAAAAGAAATGCTTGCACGTACATCTGTTGAAGAATTATCAGACACACATGTAAATGTTGTTGAAGGGGTTCAATCACTCATTGCTGATTTTGATCGCCTCTATAACTTGGCACTTCATATTGTGAAAGAAGCTGAAAATGTTGAAGATCCAGGTACTGCGGATCACTTCACAGCGATTTCTCAAGACCTTGGTAAGACTTTGTGGATGTTAAAAGCTTACACACATAACGCAAAATAA
- a CDS encoding ABC transporter ATP-binding protein produces the protein MLNVRNLSKFYRDVKAVDHINFFVNKGEVAVLVGPNGAGKSTTIQSIMGILRFDGDVTIGEYDNKTFEAKRMISYVPEIPSMFPLLTVREHIEYIARAYRTPIDNNKIDQLLKRFDLYDKQDKLGDALSKGMMQKVSICCALIVDPQVLVLDEPMVGLDPKAIKELKMVIKECRAEGKTVLVSTHMMEMVDELWDRVILMKLGKVVADITREEAGESELEDLFFEITGDKDASIDLHEVGDTHE, from the coding sequence ATGTTAAATGTTAGAAACTTAAGCAAATTCTACCGTGATGTTAAAGCGGTGGATCATATAAACTTTTTTGTAAATAAAGGGGAAGTTGCGGTACTTGTTGGACCCAATGGTGCGGGTAAATCCACCACCATCCAAAGTATTATGGGAATTCTTCGGTTTGATGGGGATGTGACGATTGGTGAATATGACAATAAGACCTTTGAAGCCAAGCGCATGATTTCATATGTCCCTGAAATTCCAAGTATGTTCCCTTTACTCACTGTTCGTGAACATATCGAATACATTGCACGCGCTTATCGTACACCTATTGATAACAACAAAATCGATCAACTTCTAAAACGATTTGACCTATACGACAAACAAGACAAACTGGGAGATGCTTTATCAAAAGGGATGATGCAAAAGGTGAGTATTTGTTGTGCACTGATTGTTGATCCACAGGTCTTGGTGTTGGATGAGCCGATGGTGGGTCTTGACCCAAAAGCAATTAAAGAACTCAAGATGGTCATTAAGGAATGCAGAGCTGAAGGAAAAACAGTCCTTGTCAGTACGCATATGATGGAAATGGTGGATGAATTATGGGACCGTGTTATCTTAATGAAATTGGGTAAAGTCGTTGCGGATATAACACGTGAAGAAGCGGGTGAATCGGAACTTGAAGATCTCTTCTTTGAAATAACTGGGGATAAAGATGCGTCCATTGACCTTCATGAAGTCGGTGACACACATGAATAA
- a CDS encoding rhodanese-related sulfurtransferase, translated as MQVLLYYFYTDIEDPQAFKEAHLTLCHSLELKGRILVSKEGINGTVSGSVEHTNRYMDIMRRDPLFQGIEFKVDLSDDHVFGKLKIKVRPELVNLSLDEDIDPRRVTGRYVNPKDFYTQMQQADTIVIDARNDYEYDLGHFKGAIRPDIEVFRDLPQWIEDHETLLQGKRILTYCTGGVRCEKFSGWLVKKGYEDVGQLQGGIVTYGKDDMVQGKDWEGACYVFDKRISVGVNRVNPSVVGRDYFSGEPCERYINCANPECHRQMIVSQDNEVKYLGSCCDACRLHPNNEYVKAHGYTQEDIENINRHLKMD; from the coding sequence ATGCAGGTATTATTGTATTATTTTTATACAGATATTGAAGACCCCCAAGCGTTTAAGGAAGCACATCTTACACTGTGTCACTCACTTGAGCTCAAAGGGCGTATTTTAGTGTCGAAAGAAGGGATTAATGGTACGGTTTCGGGAAGTGTTGAACATACAAACCGCTATATGGATATCATGAGACGTGATCCCTTGTTTCAAGGCATTGAGTTTAAAGTGGACTTAAGTGATGACCATGTTTTTGGGAAGCTGAAAATCAAGGTAAGGCCCGAGCTTGTGAACTTGAGTTTGGATGAAGATATTGATCCACGACGTGTTACAGGACGCTATGTGAATCCAAAAGATTTTTATACACAAATGCAACAAGCGGATACCATTGTCATTGATGCTCGTAATGATTATGAATATGATTTGGGTCATTTTAAAGGGGCAATTCGTCCTGATATTGAAGTCTTTAGAGACTTACCACAGTGGATAGAAGATCATGAAACACTCCTACAAGGAAAGCGTATTCTTACGTATTGCACCGGAGGCGTACGATGTGAGAAATTTTCAGGGTGGCTTGTGAAAAAAGGATACGAGGATGTAGGTCAATTACAGGGTGGAATTGTGACTTATGGTAAAGATGACATGGTCCAAGGAAAAGACTGGGAAGGGGCATGTTATGTATTCGACAAGCGTATCAGTGTTGGTGTCAATCGCGTAAATCCAAGTGTTGTCGGTCGTGATTATTTTAGTGGTGAACCATGTGAACGGTATATTAATTGTGCCAATCCAGAGTGTCATCGTCAGATGATTGTCAGTCAAGACAATGAAGTGAAGTACCTGGGCAGTTGTTGTGACGCATGTCGACTTCATCCAAACAACGAATATGTTAAAGCACATGGCTATACACAAGAAGACATAGAGAATATTAATCGACATCTAAAGATGGACTAG
- the galE gene encoding UDP-glucose 4-epimerase GalE — protein MKVLVTGGAGFIGSHTVVLMMQQGYEAVIVDNLYNASEVVLDRIEAITGKKPRFIKCDILDKEALRGVFEQESFDAVIHFAGLKAVGESSVKPIEYYQNNIAGTLNVCELMRDYGVKKIIFSSSATVYGKPESVPIPETAKTSTTNPYGTTKLYNEVILQDIQKANPDWSVIILRYFNPIGAHKSGTMGEDPKGIPNNLVPYITQVAIGRREFLSVYGDDYDTHDGTGVRDYIHVLDLAQGHIDALKYTTDHEGYFTFNLGTGIGYSVLDVVKAFEKATGKTIPYKVQPRRPGDIDECYADATRAKEALGWVAQYDIDTMCQDSWNWQKNNPFGYEQSE, from the coding sequence ATGAAAGTATTAGTTACAGGTGGTGCAGGCTTTATTGGAAGTCATACCGTAGTATTAATGATGCAACAAGGCTATGAAGCTGTGATTGTAGATAATCTCTATAATGCAAGTGAAGTTGTGTTGGATCGTATTGAAGCCATAACAGGCAAAAAACCACGTTTCATTAAATGTGATATCTTAGATAAAGAAGCACTTCGCGGTGTGTTTGAACAAGAGTCATTTGATGCAGTGATTCATTTTGCAGGACTCAAAGCAGTGGGTGAATCCAGTGTTAAACCGATTGAGTATTACCAAAACAACATTGCTGGAACTTTAAATGTATGCGAATTAATGCGTGATTATGGTGTGAAGAAGATTATCTTCAGTTCTTCCGCAACCGTGTATGGTAAACCAGAAAGCGTTCCAATTCCTGAGACCGCAAAAACCTCAACAACCAACCCATATGGGACAACAAAACTGTATAATGAAGTCATCTTACAAGACATCCAAAAAGCGAACCCAGATTGGTCTGTTATTATCTTGCGTTACTTCAATCCAATTGGTGCACATAAGAGTGGAACAATGGGTGAAGATCCAAAAGGTATTCCAAACAATCTTGTGCCTTATATTACACAAGTTGCGATTGGACGTCGTGAATTCTTGAGTGTGTATGGCGATGATTATGATACCCATGATGGTACGGGTGTGCGTGATTATATCCATGTACTTGATTTAGCACAAGGTCATATTGATGCACTCAAGTATACTACCGACCATGAAGGCTACTTTACCTTTAACTTAGGAACAGGTATCGGATATTCTGTGCTTGATGTTGTGAAAGCATTTGAAAAAGCAACTGGAAAAACCATCCCTTATAAAGTACAACCAAGACGCCCAGGTGACATTGATGAATGTTATGCCGATGCAACGCGTGCGAAAGAAGCTTTAGGATGGGTTGCACAATATGATATTGATACAATGTGTCAAGATTCATGGAACTGGCAAAAAAACAATCCATTTGGTTATGAACAATCAGAGTAA
- the alr gene encoding alanine racemase translates to MDNSTLTIKKHILNENIHKIKAHLNPTTSILAVVKSNAYGFGLVEVAQVLQDEVDVTGFGVAHISEAIELREHGITKPIMLLAGMSEEGVELCVEHDIQILLHNLETLTWLDSFHGKHPQSTFRVNLKINTHFNRFGFKLGSELDTLIPLLKARPWLTINSTYSHPIEGEIAHSDLTIKQHTLYMDAIQTLKNAGINPGKLHFCNSGASEWFGEAHHDMVRLGRRLYMDSIFEDYRIGITEPMTWTATILERKHLNPHDTSGYNRAFTAITPTDIAIINVGYGDGLMLYKQSPLMPVMIHGQKAHVVAVCMDTAIVDVTGIDCNIGDRVVLFGTQDGHTLTSQEVAAVISDEGVSITTMLSNRVIREYIDE, encoded by the coding sequence ATGGACAATTCTACACTAACAATCAAAAAACACATTCTCAATGAAAACATTCATAAAATTAAAGCGCATCTCAATCCAACTACATCGATTCTTGCAGTGGTTAAATCCAATGCCTATGGGTTTGGGTTGGTGGAAGTAGCTCAAGTACTTCAAGATGAAGTCGATGTAACAGGATTTGGTGTCGCGCATATTTCAGAAGCGATTGAACTAAGAGAACATGGTATCACAAAACCAATTATGCTTTTAGCAGGAATGAGTGAAGAAGGCGTTGAACTGTGTGTTGAACATGATATTCAAATACTGCTTCACAACCTTGAAACCTTAACATGGCTTGATTCATTCCATGGTAAACATCCACAGTCGACCTTCAGGGTAAACTTAAAAATAAACACACACTTTAACCGCTTTGGGTTCAAATTGGGTTCAGAATTAGATACGTTAATACCGCTGCTTAAAGCACGACCATGGCTCACCATAAACAGTACCTATTCACATCCAATTGAAGGTGAAATTGCACACAGTGACCTCACCATTAAACAACACACTTTATACATGGACGCCATTCAAACCCTCAAAAATGCAGGCATTAACCCTGGTAAATTGCATTTTTGTAACAGTGGTGCATCGGAATGGTTTGGTGAAGCCCACCATGACATGGTACGCTTAGGAAGACGCCTCTACATGGATTCAATCTTTGAAGATTACCGCATTGGCATCACTGAACCCATGACATGGACTGCCACAATTTTAGAACGCAAGCACCTTAATCCACATGATACATCCGGATACAATCGTGCCTTCACTGCAATCACCCCCACAGACATCGCGATCATTAATGTAGGCTATGGGGATGGCTTGATGTTGTATAAACAATCACCACTCATGCCGGTCATGATTCATGGTCAAAAGGCCCATGTCGTGGCTGTTTGCATGGATACTGCAATTGTGGACGTTACAGGGATTGATTGCAACATTGGTGATCGTGTTGTTTTATTTGGAACACAAGATGGACACACGCTAACCTCTCAAGAAGTCGCAGCAGTTATCAGTGATGAAGGGGTATCGATTACCACAATGTTATCAAATCGTGTTATTAGAGAATACATCGATGAGTAA
- a CDS encoding DUF969 domain-containing protein — protein MEWIRLIGVVIIVVGFLMKLDTLAVVILAGLITGLVSGMGIIEILHVLGSAFITNRFASIFIISLPVIAILERYGLKVQASNLIAKIGHATAGKVLSLYMGIRTIASALSIRIGGHVQFIRPLILPMTEAAAKNDLGQDLDEAQTEKVKAYAASVENYGNFFGQNVFAGSTGVLLIVGTLSTQGYAITPAQVAIASIPIAICAVVVSVIQFMIADKKMKRGTKS, from the coding sequence ATGGAATGGATTCGATTAATCGGAGTTGTGATTATTGTTGTCGGATTCTTAATGAAACTAGATACATTGGCTGTAGTTATCTTAGCGGGGTTAATTACAGGGCTTGTATCGGGGATGGGGATAATTGAAATTTTGCACGTATTAGGAAGTGCTTTTATCACCAATCGATTTGCGTCGATTTTTATCATCAGTTTACCCGTGATTGCGATATTGGAACGCTATGGACTGAAAGTTCAAGCATCAAATCTGATTGCGAAAATTGGACATGCAACAGCAGGGAAAGTCTTATCCTTGTATATGGGGATTCGTACAATCGCTTCAGCACTATCAATTCGTATTGGGGGACATGTTCAGTTTATTCGTCCACTCATCTTACCGATGACTGAAGCAGCCGCTAAAAACGATTTAGGTCAAGATCTTGATGAGGCCCAAACAGAAAAAGTAAAAGCTTACGCAGCATCTGTTGAAAACTACGGGAACTTCTTTGGTCAAAATGTCTTTGCGGGAAGTACAGGTGTACTCTTAATTGTAGGAACCTTATCAACACAAGGTTACGCAATTACGCCAGCTCAAGTAGCGATTGCTTCAATTCCAATTGCAATTTGTGCTGTGGTTGTGTCCGTCATTCAATTTATGATCGCGGATAAGAAAATGAAACGAGGTACGAAGTCATGA
- a CDS encoding DUF979 domain-containing protein, with translation MTYEAIVALFNNWQEIIFALTGLVCISAAVRALKTSPKPYGTFSFWFIIALIFMFGGFVNTTSMTEAVVGKPIPASFVGFLILILGVLSATGQVKVGTVETAQDAEIASNANRVGLWVFVPALVLAFFAAGLSMLQFNYGDKVATIPGGLSVGVASLLALLAAFIISRAKVKETQTDTDRLVMQVGSASILPQLLSALGAVFTAAGVGDVISAMFSGIIPEGNVVMGVIMYVLGMVIFTMIMGNAFAAFQVITIGVGIPFVIAAGGNPAVVGALALTGGYCGTLLTPMAANFNALPVSVLDMKDKYGVIKAQVPFALVMIVIHIVLMLLLAF, from the coding sequence ATGACCTATGAAGCAATTGTTGCCTTGTTTAATAATTGGCAAGAGATTATCTTTGCATTAACTGGGCTTGTATGTATTAGCGCTGCAGTGCGTGCACTAAAAACAAGTCCCAAACCGTATGGTACCTTTTCATTTTGGTTTATCATTGCACTCATCTTTATGTTTGGAGGGTTTGTGAATACCACAAGTATGACTGAAGCAGTGGTGGGTAAACCAATTCCAGCTTCATTTGTAGGATTCTTAATTTTGATTTTGGGTGTTTTATCTGCAACAGGTCAAGTTAAAGTTGGTACGGTTGAAACTGCACAAGATGCAGAAATTGCATCCAATGCAAACCGTGTGGGTTTGTGGGTCTTTGTACCAGCGCTTGTTCTCGCATTTTTCGCAGCAGGTCTTTCGATGTTGCAATTCAATTATGGCGATAAAGTCGCGACCATACCCGGTGGATTATCCGTAGGGGTTGCATCACTGCTTGCACTCCTTGCGGCATTTATAATTTCACGTGCTAAGGTAAAAGAAACGCAAACCGATACAGACCGACTCGTTATGCAAGTAGGATCAGCAAGCATCTTACCTCAGCTTTTATCCGCACTGGGTGCAGTTTTTACAGCAGCTGGAGTGGGTGATGTGATTTCTGCGATGTTTTCTGGGATTATTCCAGAGGGCAATGTCGTGATGGGTGTCATTATGTATGTCTTAGGGATGGTAATCTTTACCATGATTATGGGAAATGCGTTTGCTGCTTTCCAAGTCATCACCATTGGTGTGGGGATTCCCTTTGTTATTGCAGCAGGTGGAAATCCAGCAGTTGTCGGTGCACTTGCACTGACAGGTGGATATTGTGGAACACTCCTAACGCCAATGGCCGCAAATTTCAATGCCTTACCCGTCTCCGTGTTGGATATGAAAGATAAATACGGAGTCATTAAAGCACAAGTACCATTTGCACTTGTGATGATTGTGATACACATTGTATTAATGTTGTTGTTAGCATTTTAA